From the genome of Brassica oleracea var. oleracea cultivar TO1000 chromosome C4, BOL, whole genome shotgun sequence:
AGAAGTGTGTTAGCCATTCTTATTGATGAAACTAAGTTAACAAAACTAAAGATTGAGAGGATTGAACTGATGAATTTCATGGGATGAGACTTACCTATTTATAGTTATAGATTCACTCAAAAGATCAAAAGAAGTAATGAGAGATGCATTGAATGAAAAAATCGTTAGAGAAGGAGACGACGCTTGGATTAAGAGAAGTAAATTATCAACTATTTGGGAAATTTATTGAATAATTAAGATGATTCAATTAAAAAAAGTTAGATAACTTATTTTATATTTTTTTGGATATAAATATTCAGATATTTTCGGAAAATTTCGGGTGGTTCAAATGCTTTTTAATAAAAAAAATTCAAAAACTTTTGGATATTTTTAATAGAGTTTTGAAGTGTATATATATATTTGTATATAAAATTAACAAAAATTTTATGTATTTGGATATTCATATGATTCTGATTATTTTGGATATAGAAATATAATAAACATTCAGATTTTAGTTTAGTTCCGGTTTAGTGTATTTCAGATTCATTTGGGTTTGGGTCTTGGATTCTGTTTTTTCCCTAGACCTATTAGAGCATCTCCAACCCATCTTTATAATAGACATCTCTAAAATATAATAAAAAATAAAGATGGTGTTTTTGCTCCAATGTGCTCCTCTATAATAGAGGAATGCTATATTTGGCTCTATAAATAGATGAATGCAATTTTTTCCTTTATATTTAGGGACAAAAATGGTATTTCTCGATTATAGAGGAACACATTTGAGCAAAAACGCCATCTCTATTTTTTCCTCTATTTTAGAGGGAGATGGTCTTACGGACTATAATATCTATCATCTGCATATAGCAGCCGGCTCTAGTTACTTTATTTTAGGCAAACGGAACATGACAACAAGAATCTCTTAGAAATCAATGGCTAATGTTTCCAAATTCTAATAAGAATATCTTAAAGCAGATTTTTTTTTTAATATGTTTCTCCAATAGGAAACAACATGATAAACTGATGATGGTTATCATTATTTAATGGTAGCCAATTTAAATTCAAGAAAAAGATAAAAACAAGAGTAACAAAAAAATAAAAACGCACCAAACATCAAAAGGACACAAAGCAAGCAAATTATCAACTATTTGGGAAATTTATTGAATAATAAAGATGATTCAATTAAAAAAAGTTAGATAACTTATTTTAGAGTTTTTGGATATAAATATTCAGATATTTTCGGACAATTTCGGGTGGTTCAAATGCTTTTTAATATAAAAAATTCAAAAACTTTTGGATACTTTTAATAGAGTTTTGAAGGGTGTAGATATATTTAGATATATGTGTATATAAAATTAACAAATTTTTTTATGTATTTGGATATTCATTTGATTCTCTGTTCGGTTTAGCTTTGATTATTTTGGATATAGAAATATAATAAACATTCAGATTTTGGTTTAGTTCGGGTTTCGGGTATTTCATATTTATTTGGGTTTGGGTCTTCGATTCTGTTTTTTTTTCCTAGACCTATTATGGACTATAATATCCTATCATCTGCATATGGCAGCCGGCTTAGTTACTTTGTTTTAGGCAAACGGAACATGAGAACAAGAATCTCTTAGAAATCAATGACTAATGTCAAATTCTAATAAGAATATACATGATAAAATACGGTTGCACAGAATTTTTTTTTTTTTTTAATATGTTTCTGCAATAGCAAACATGATAAACTGATGATGGTTGTAATCATTATTCAATGGTAGCCAATCTAAATTCAAGAAAAAAGATAAAAAAACAAGAGTAACAAAATTAAAAACGCACCAAACATCAAAAGGAAGCAACCATTGTAGTTGGAAAATATCTCTATCAGATCTATTTAATCTGACCGCAGTCGATCACCACGGGCTTGGAAAGCTTGTCCCTACGAGGTTCGTGTGATATGATCCTGACCACATCCAATCCTTCAACAACTTGGCCGAAGACGACGTGTACATCGTCGAGTTCCCAGTTCTCGGTCAAGGAGATCAAAAACTGAGATTGGTTGGTGTCAGGACCACCGTTGTTCATGGAGAGGATACCCGGACCGGTGTGCTTTTTGATGAAGTTCTCATCCTCGACAAAACCTCCGGCGTAGATTGATTCGCCTCCGCATCCTTTCCTTTCGTCAGTGAAATCTCCTCCGCCAATGATATAATCGGGGCACATATGGTGGATGATTGATCCTTTGTAATGGAGTGGCTTACCCTTCTTCCCCATGCCTTTCTCGCCTGTACAGAGGGCGCGGAAATTCTCTGCCGTCCGTGGGGTCGTGTCGGCAAAGAGCTCCATCACGATCCGACCAACAGCTTTGCCGCGCACCGCCATATCAAAGAAAACCTTAGGGTTAGCCTTTCCTGGAGAGCATTCTAGGGGCTTTTGAGAGGACGGATTCGCACATAGATTACCAGCTGGAGCAGAGTTTGGGTTAATGCTAATGTTAAGTCCTTCACCAGCCGGAGGTTGAATTCGGCCAAAGGCAGCCCCTACCCCGGATCCCGCTGGAGCAGAGTTTGGGTTAATGCTAATGTTAAGTCCTTCACCAGCCGGAGGTTGAATTCGGCCAAAGGCAGCCCCTACCCCGGATCCCGCTGGAGCAGAGTTTGGGTTAATGCTAATGTTAAGTCCTTCACCAGCCGGAGGTTGAATTCGGCCAAAGGCAGCCCCTACCCCGGATCCCGCTGGAGCAGAGTTTGGGTTAATGCTAATGGTAAATCCTTCACCAGCCGGAATGTTTATGTTGATGGTAAATCCACCGGCCATTCTCTGAGTTTGGATCTAAGAAATTTTATAGGTTTCCTGGGGCTGGGAGGAGTTATCGAGAGACAGAGAACATATAGTTCCAATGAAAATAAATAGTAAAGTGAAGGAAGATCGTCGGCCGTTATATATAGATTTTTTAAACTGTATTTTAGGTTAACTGTGGTTAAATCGAATCTCACTAGCGTTAAATCTAATATGACTGCTTCTATTTTGAAAATATTTACTGAACCGTGTCACTCCTTTTTTTTTAAAAAACTTTTATGCTTTTTTTAATTATTAAAATATATCATCGATTCTCTATACTATATTTGCGAAGTGATTTTGCCATCATTTCTACAACTAGTTTCACAAAACAAATATGACATGACTACTGAAATTGATGACATGGCTTCCGGAAAAATATGACATGGATAATTTCATTTAATGTTGATTTATATTTTTGGCAAACTTGTTAGAATATCGTAATAATTCATATATTACATTTAATATTAATATTTCTTTTCGGTAAATTTTTTTAAAATATGATAATAGCTCATACATCATCTATAAAATAAACTAGTTTTTGACCCGCCTTAGAAAGCACGGGCTTTGGATTATAGATAAAGTTTGATATGAATTAGTATTTTGGGATTGTTGTACATTACTATGTTACAAAATCGTATTATATCGAGAAGAGAATCTGTTTAAAATTATATGACTTATGAATTACTTTATTTGAGATTTTGTATATACATTTTTATATAACTCTCTCTCTTAAGCCTAGGCATTTATTCAAATAAAAAAAATTGATCGGATCCAGGTCCAAGAAAATGTATATATTGGATATTTTTCGGACCAACATATCTTGCTTTAGTACGGATCCTACTCAAGACTCGGATACCCAAAGTACATGAAATGTTTTGAGTATATTAGTATATTTGAGTATTTCGAATATATTTTTGGTATTATAGATATTCTTTTTTTGTTTGTTTTGGGTTTGAGTTTTCAGTTTTACTTTCAGGTTTCAGGTAAAATTCTATATTAGATGATATATATTATGAGTTAAAACATAAAAAGATGTAATTTCGATGAATTACGTGAAAATATCTTTATTACCGCTATGGAAGTGCAGTAGAGATCGTAAGATCTGGAGAAAATTATTAGGGATGACGAAGCGAATTACCATGTTACCCTACATTAAAAGAAAAAAAAATCTTAAAATGGAACAAAAACGAGCTCCACTCGGGTTGAACTCATGTAAAGTGGAGTGACGCTTCAGTACCACTGGACTAGGGATGTTGTCATGGGTAAAATAACTCTATCCGGCCCGAACCCGAATCAAACCCGCCCAAAAATACCTTAAACTAGAAAACCCGAAAAAAATTCGGTATCATTAGGGTAACCCACGAAAAACCGGTAGAATTTTAGGTTTACCCGCGGGTATTCGAATTTTTTTGTCAATAATCTTTTTTCTAAAGTTTTTCTGCTTATTCAATTAAACTTAACATGTTAGCTTTATATAAAAAAAATGGGTTTGTTAACAATCTTTTTGTTTGTTGTTGATATGAGTTATTTGAACTAAACCATGTAAACAAACATCCACGCACTTACTAAGATTAATCAAAAAAAAAAAATCAAACAAAAATTAAGAAAAATAAAAATAGAGCGAAAAGATATGGTTCAATTCCAAGAAACGTGGTAAACAGAATATCCAATCCAAGATTCTCGGCGAATCCACTTGTCCGAACAAAAGATAAGACATTAAGTGAATCGTTTAAACTAACAATACATTTTTTTAAAAAAGGCCATAGGGTTCCCGAAACCAAGAAGGTAAAACCCGATCGGATAATTTATAAACCAAGAACCACCCAAAATAAACCCGCGAAATTTGGAAACTGAACATACGGGTTTTGGGTTTTAGATTTTAATAGGACTTAGGGTACCCTATGGATTTTTACCCATTATTAACATTCCTACACTGGACCATCAGAAATTATTAGAAATATTTTCTTCAAACATTAAATAACCTAAACTATTAGATTTTTTTTAAAATATTCAACCTAATCTCTGATTAATCCCCAAATTTTCCATTTGTAAAAATGTTTGTGGATTCCAATCGACAAACCTCAATTTTGTTTTAAAAAAATTAGTAAGAAGAATAAGAGAAAAAGCTTTACAGGATAACTTTTATTATAGATTGTATAAGAATCTACAATTTTATGAATTATCAATGCAATTAAAACAAATTTTTTTTTATCTACTAACGAATAGCCTAGGTTAAACCATTACATTTAACTACATTTCCTATTATTTAAATTAAATCTAACTTAATTATTATTAAATATACATATTGCCTAAAATTGAGGAATTAATTAAATAA
Proteins encoded in this window:
- the LOC106339428 gene encoding peptidyl-prolyl cis-trans isomerase CYP19-1-like encodes the protein MAGGFTININIPAGEGFTISINPNSAPAGSGVGAAFGRIQPPAGEGLNISINPNSAPAGSGVGAAFGRIQPPAGEGLNISINPNSAPAGNLCANPSSQKPLECSPGKANPKVFFDMAVRGKAVGRIVMELFADTTPRTAENFRALCTGEKGMGKKGKPLHYKGSIIHHMCPDYIIGGGDFTDERKGCGGESIYAGGFVEDENFIKKHTGPGILSMNNGGPDTNQSQFLISLTENWELDDVHVVFGQVVEGLDVVRIISHEPRRDKLSKPVVIDCGQIK